The following are encoded in a window of Arthrobacter sp. OAP107 genomic DNA:
- a CDS encoding FMN-binding protein: MRIRAAVSAALASAGILLVGWQSGVHMADTRSAAAAAPTGNPASGTGTTDSSGTASSGSSGSGSSGSTGTTGAAGAAGAAAKAGGTYDGEVVQTRFGTVQVQITVKSGQISDVTALKLTDAEGRSVQISNYAAPILRDEVLQAQSANVQTVGGATVTSDAYLTSLQAALDAANL, translated from the coding sequence GTGAGAATCAGAGCAGCAGTTTCAGCCGCCTTGGCTTCGGCCGGCATCCTCCTGGTCGGCTGGCAATCAGGTGTCCATATGGCCGACACACGCAGCGCGGCAGCGGCCGCGCCAACGGGAAATCCGGCGTCGGGGACGGGAACCACGGACAGCAGCGGCACAGCGTCGTCGGGATCGTCCGGGTCGGGCAGTTCGGGATCCACTGGCACCACCGGCGCGGCGGGTGCCGCCGGTGCGGCGGCCAAGGCCGGCGGAACGTACGACGGCGAGGTGGTCCAGACCCGCTTCGGTACCGTGCAGGTCCAGATCACCGTGAAGTCCGGGCAGATCAGCGACGTCACGGCCCTGAAACTGACCGACGCCGAGGGCCGGTCCGTGCAGATCAGCAACTACGCCGCGCCGATTCTTCGAGACGAGGTACTCCAGGCACAATCGGCCAACGTGCAGACCGTGGGTGGCGCCACCGTGACCAGCGATGCCTACCTCACCTCCCTCCAGGCGGCCCTCGATGCAGCAAACCTCTGA
- the rpsN gene encoding 30S ribosomal protein S14, whose amino-acid sequence MAKKSKIARNEQRKVIVERYAAKRLELKKTLVDPNATDEAREAARLGLQKLPRNASPIRLRNRDIIDGRPRGTFQKFGISRVRFRDMAHRGELPGITKSSW is encoded by the coding sequence ATGGCTAAGAAGTCCAAGATTGCTCGCAACGAGCAGCGCAAGGTCATCGTTGAGCGTTACGCTGCAAAGCGCCTCGAGCTGAAGAAGACCCTGGTTGACCCGAACGCGACTGACGAAGCACGCGAAGCTGCACGCCTCGGCCTGCAGAAGCTGCCCCGCAACGCCTCCCCGATCCGTCTGCGCAACCGCGACATCATCGACGGCCGTCCTCGCGGTACGTTCCAGAAGTTCGGTATCTCCCGTGTTCGCTTCCGCGACATGGCTCACCGTGGTGAGCTCCCGGGCATCACCAAGTCTTCCTGGTAA
- a CDS encoding YciI family protein: MYVVSLTYKVAQEIVDQHLDAHVDWLKDAFDEGVFIAAGRKVPRTGGVLLSRADRPTLDESLAKDPFSVHGVADFEVMEFAANRTAPGFENLLD, encoded by the coding sequence ATGTATGTAGTTTCCCTGACCTACAAGGTTGCCCAAGAGATCGTGGACCAGCACCTGGATGCCCACGTGGACTGGCTGAAGGATGCCTTTGACGAGGGCGTCTTCATCGCCGCCGGCCGCAAGGTTCCGCGCACAGGCGGGGTCCTGCTTTCCAGGGCCGACCGGCCGACGCTCGATGAGTCCCTGGCCAAGGACCCGTTCAGCGTGCACGGCGTTGCCGACTTCGAGGTCATGGAATTCGCCGCCAACCGCACTGCGCCGGGGTTCGAGAACCTGCTGGACTAG
- a CDS encoding SGNH/GDSL hydrolase family protein: MGVSPLLPDRGRRRVFVALGDSFTEGVGDRSSRMPNGVRGWADRVAEKLAKAEPGWHYANLAIRSKRLRHIVDEQLEQALAMEPTLITLYAGGNDILDFGTDMDQLLTQYEELVARLADTGATLVLFTGFDVKVSAVLEPLKKRNTLYNRRVREIAAKHGAVLVDYWCFEAFHDRRMWDTDRLHMSKAGHKYLAAQVLDHLGVPHKISLKEWEPPARMTLRDWERRQRRWVNDWVLPLFGRKLRGVTLGDHLSPRWPQPVKVPRKGGLKKLMEPRD, from the coding sequence GTGGGTGTTTCTCCATTGCTTCCGGACCGGGGCCGGCGGCGGGTGTTCGTTGCCCTCGGGGATTCCTTTACTGAAGGCGTGGGCGACCGCAGTTCCCGGATGCCGAATGGCGTGCGCGGCTGGGCGGACCGTGTGGCGGAAAAGCTGGCCAAGGCAGAACCCGGCTGGCATTACGCCAACCTGGCCATCAGGAGCAAGCGGCTGCGCCACATCGTGGATGAGCAGCTGGAGCAGGCCCTGGCCATGGAGCCCACGCTGATCACCCTCTATGCCGGCGGCAACGACATCCTGGACTTCGGCACGGACATGGACCAGCTCCTGACCCAGTACGAGGAACTGGTGGCCCGGCTGGCGGATACCGGCGCCACGCTGGTCCTGTTCACGGGATTCGACGTCAAGGTGTCAGCGGTGCTGGAGCCGCTGAAGAAGCGGAACACCCTGTACAACCGGCGGGTCCGTGAGATTGCGGCCAAGCACGGGGCTGTACTCGTCGACTACTGGTGTTTCGAGGCCTTCCACGACCGCAGGATGTGGGACACCGACAGGCTCCACATGTCCAAAGCAGGGCACAAATACCTCGCCGCCCAGGTCCTGGACCATCTCGGCGTGCCGCACAAGATCAGCCTCAAGGAATGGGAACCGCCGGCCAGGATGACGCTCCGCGACTGGGAGCGGCGGCAGCGCCGCTGGGTGAATGACTGGGTGCTGCCGCTGTTCGGCCGGAAGCTCCGCGGCGTCACTCTGGGCGATCACCTTAGCCCGCGCTGGCCGCAACCGGTGAAGGTCCCGCGGAAAGGCGGCCTCAAAAAGCTGATGGAGCCGCGCGACTAG
- a CDS encoding FAD:protein FMN transferase, producing the protein MQQTSETAHRLRARTFTCMGTVSSLTVPTDAHKAPQAAADELEAATAVVERLFTELDSVFSLYRPDSEASRLVRGELALPAASAEMRARYEEAAEWRLLTEGAFTPERPDGALDLSGLVKGHAIREAETSLLALGMANWCLNAGGDVLVSGSPSPGTDVPWRAGIVDPADRRTLLAGFPLGGGFSAPSLAPAGLAPLSGKTADGGRRVALATSGSAERGDHIWSATAGAVEFLQVSVAAADVVTADVLATAIVAGGVSMLNRATAMWDIEALAVRANGELLATGGFRR; encoded by the coding sequence ATGCAGCAAACCTCTGAGACCGCACACCGGCTCCGGGCCCGGACCTTCACCTGCATGGGGACTGTCAGCAGCCTGACCGTTCCCACGGACGCGCACAAAGCACCCCAGGCTGCGGCGGATGAGCTGGAAGCGGCCACCGCCGTCGTCGAACGCCTTTTCACGGAACTGGACAGCGTCTTCAGCCTCTACCGCCCCGATTCGGAGGCGAGCCGGCTGGTGCGCGGCGAACTCGCGCTGCCGGCGGCGTCGGCGGAAATGCGGGCGCGGTACGAGGAGGCGGCCGAGTGGAGGCTCCTCACCGAGGGTGCGTTCACGCCGGAACGTCCGGACGGCGCGCTGGACCTCTCCGGACTCGTCAAGGGGCACGCCATCAGGGAGGCAGAAACGTCGCTACTGGCTCTTGGCATGGCCAACTGGTGCCTGAATGCCGGCGGGGACGTGCTGGTCAGCGGTTCCCCCAGCCCCGGCACCGATGTGCCCTGGCGGGCGGGGATCGTTGACCCTGCGGACCGGAGGACCCTGCTGGCAGGTTTCCCGTTGGGCGGCGGTTTTTCTGCGCCGAGTCTTGCGCCGGCAGGTCTGGCTCCGCTGAGTGGAAAGACGGCCGACGGCGGGAGGCGGGTGGCGCTGGCCACCTCCGGTTCCGCTGAGCGCGGGGATCATATCTGGAGCGCCACCGCCGGCGCCGTGGAATTCCTCCAGGTTTCCGTTGCGGCAGCGGACGTGGTCACCGCCGACGTGCTGGCGACGGCCATCGTGGCCGGCGGCGTCTCCATGCTCAACCGCGCCACCGCCATGTGGGACATCGAGGCGCTGGCCGTCCGGGCAAATGGTGAGTTGCTGGCGACGGGCGGGTTCCGGCGGTAG
- a CDS encoding siderophore-interacting protein: MTLAFDVTVSAVQELSPNFRRVTFGGYSLRDFGVHGDSLDLRIKLMIPSLAPDGSRLPLPKFRMEESGWYQEWLAMDPATRGSMRTYTVRQARLDAVYPEIDVDFVMHFNADGHGGPAANWALTAKPGDALTLIGPNNRAAHCVTAETYSGIEWRPGLAGRVLLAGDETAVPAISAILENLPGYMTGHAFLEVPEAGDFLDLETAADVEITWLARGAPIGRSRPHGELLQEAVRAAIPVPGWVGIKSAGAAGPEPDDVNVDQEILWETPARLDAAAVSATKNPDKPAGALPFYAWIAGEAGVIKEMRRYLVRDVGIDRKQVAFMGYWRQGKAEL, translated from the coding sequence ATGACCCTGGCGTTCGATGTCACCGTCTCGGCCGTGCAGGAACTCAGCCCGAACTTCCGGCGCGTGACGTTCGGCGGCTACTCGCTGCGCGACTTTGGCGTCCACGGCGACAGCCTGGACCTGCGCATCAAGCTCATGATCCCGTCACTGGCGCCGGACGGCAGCCGGCTTCCGCTGCCCAAGTTCCGGATGGAGGAGAGCGGCTGGTACCAGGAGTGGCTGGCCATGGACCCGGCCACCCGCGGCTCCATGCGCACCTACACCGTCCGGCAGGCCCGGCTGGACGCCGTGTACCCGGAGATCGACGTCGACTTCGTGATGCATTTCAACGCCGACGGCCACGGCGGTCCCGCGGCGAACTGGGCGCTGACGGCCAAGCCGGGCGATGCCCTCACCCTGATCGGTCCGAACAACCGCGCGGCGCACTGCGTAACCGCTGAAACATACTCCGGCATCGAATGGCGGCCGGGCCTTGCCGGGCGGGTGCTGCTGGCCGGCGACGAGACTGCCGTCCCCGCGATCAGTGCCATCCTCGAAAACCTGCCCGGCTACATGACCGGGCATGCCTTCCTGGAAGTGCCGGAGGCCGGTGACTTCCTGGACCTGGAAACGGCGGCCGACGTCGAAATCACCTGGCTGGCGCGCGGCGCCCCGATCGGCAGGTCCCGGCCGCACGGCGAACTCCTTCAGGAAGCGGTGCGGGCGGCGATTCCCGTGCCGGGCTGGGTGGGTATCAAGTCCGCAGGCGCCGCCGGGCCGGAGCCCGACGACGTGAACGTGGACCAGGAGATTCTGTGGGAAACCCCGGCCCGGCTCGATGCGGCCGCGGTCAGCGCCACGAAGAACCCGGACAAGCCCGCGGGCGCCCTGCCGTTCTACGCGTGGATCGCCGGGGAAGCCGGGGTCATCAAGGAAATGCGGCGCTACCTCGTCCGCGACGTCGGGATCGACCGCAAGCAGGTGGCGTTCATGGGGTACTGGCGTCAGGGCAAAGCCGAACTCTAG
- the rpmB gene encoding 50S ribosomal protein L28: MAAHCQVTGAEPGFGHSISHSHRRNKRRFDPNIQKKRYWVPSLRRNVTLQVSAKGIKTIDVRGIDVVVADILARGVKL; encoded by the coding sequence ATGGCAGCACACTGCCAGGTGACCGGAGCCGAGCCGGGCTTTGGACACAGCATTTCGCACTCGCACCGCCGCAACAAGCGTCGGTTCGACCCGAACATCCAGAAGAAGCGCTACTGGGTTCCGTCCCTGCGCCGTAATGTCACTCTGCAGGTCTCTGCAAAGGGCATCAAGACCATCGACGTACGCGGCATCGACGTTGTCGTCGCCGACATCCTGGCGCGAGGAGTGAAGCTCTAG
- a CDS encoding SGNH/GDSL hydrolase family protein encodes MDFTARYVALGDSFTEGVGDDDTMRPNGVRGWADRVAEQLALADPGFGYANLAIRGRKLRQILAEQVDAAIALRPTLVTLYAGANDILRPKIDIDDLLEDYEKAVGKLAATGATVVLFTGFDARGSKVFGTMRGRTAIYNELVRGIAGDHGALLVDYWRFNEYYDWGMWAKDRMHMSAAGHANMAKRVLTVLEHEHSIEVPPMTPVPELSKAEALRANARWVREFAAPWVVRRVTGKSSGDNLQPRYAQLTRL; translated from the coding sequence ATGGATTTCACGGCCCGCTACGTCGCCCTTGGAGATTCCTTCACGGAGGGCGTCGGCGACGACGACACAATGAGGCCCAACGGGGTCCGCGGCTGGGCTGACCGGGTGGCGGAGCAGCTGGCCTTGGCTGACCCCGGCTTCGGTTACGCCAACCTCGCCATCCGCGGCCGCAAGCTGCGGCAGATCCTGGCCGAGCAGGTGGACGCCGCCATTGCGCTCAGGCCCACCCTGGTGACGCTGTACGCCGGTGCCAACGATATTCTCCGGCCCAAGATCGACATTGACGACCTCCTCGAGGACTACGAAAAAGCTGTTGGGAAGCTGGCAGCCACCGGGGCCACCGTGGTGCTGTTTACTGGATTCGACGCGCGGGGCTCGAAGGTTTTCGGCACCATGCGGGGGCGTACAGCCATCTACAACGAACTCGTGCGCGGCATCGCCGGCGACCACGGAGCCCTGCTGGTGGATTACTGGCGCTTCAACGAGTACTACGACTGGGGCATGTGGGCGAAGGACCGGATGCACATGTCTGCCGCAGGCCACGCCAACATGGCCAAGCGCGTCCTGACGGTCCTCGAACACGAGCACTCCATCGAGGTTCCGCCCATGACCCCCGTCCCGGAGCTCAGCAAGGCTGAGGCACTGCGGGCCAACGCCCGCTGGGTCCGGGAATTCGCCGCCCCGTGGGTGGTGCGGCGGGTCACGGGGAAGTCCTCCGGCGACAACCTCCAGCCCAGGTACGCCCAGCTCACCCGGCTCTAG
- a CDS encoding ferredoxin reductase family protein, which yields MNTQPSPSPGTGTPARPDHRPAPVRETGRFDGQHRRRLLRADALTVAAWSSLAASIALWLADGGLATAASPAGLVTALGIVAGLAGMDLVLLMLLLAARIPFIDGAVGHDRALEFHRKLGKPALYLLLVHGLLMAVGYGMAEGLDPVSEAVALWVLVPDMWLAFISLALFIAVVVTSLVAVRRRFPYEFWYVVHLLTYTAVLTSLPHQFSVGGLFAAGTWQRWYWLAICIATGAALLYYRIIQPVRATFRHQLTVERVTSVAPGVVNIEMSGLQLGLLDGNGGRFFIWRFLAPGLWWHPHPFSLSAEPVRTGPDGHGRLRITVRDLGRGSAQLLRLRRGTKVAVEGPYGLFSSAARSKDRVVMIGAGIGITPLRALLETTPFAPGQATVLLRGHSNRELYLGEEILELCRQRGATLFHLTGGRDPGSPNSWLPAAEHRAGYALADYVPEIASADVYICGPSRWSGNVLNAARAAGVHEDRLHHERFDW from the coding sequence ATGAACACACAGCCCTCGCCCTCCCCCGGGACCGGCACACCGGCACGTCCGGACCACCGGCCTGCTCCGGTTCGGGAGACCGGCCGCTTCGACGGCCAGCACCGGCGCAGGCTCCTCCGTGCCGATGCCCTGACAGTGGCGGCCTGGTCCTCACTGGCCGCCTCCATTGCACTCTGGCTTGCCGACGGCGGCCTGGCAACGGCGGCCTCGCCCGCCGGCCTGGTCACGGCGCTGGGCATTGTTGCCGGCCTTGCCGGCATGGACCTCGTGCTGCTCATGCTGCTGCTGGCGGCCAGGATCCCGTTCATCGACGGCGCGGTGGGGCACGACCGGGCCCTGGAGTTTCACCGGAAGCTGGGGAAGCCCGCGCTGTACCTGTTGCTGGTCCACGGCCTACTCATGGCGGTGGGTTACGGGATGGCAGAAGGGCTCGACCCGGTTAGTGAAGCTGTGGCGCTCTGGGTGCTGGTGCCGGACATGTGGCTCGCGTTCATCTCCCTCGCCCTCTTCATCGCTGTTGTTGTGACGTCCCTGGTGGCGGTCCGCCGGCGGTTCCCATACGAATTCTGGTACGTAGTGCACCTGCTCACCTATACTGCCGTTCTCACCTCACTGCCGCACCAGTTCAGCGTGGGTGGACTGTTCGCCGCTGGCACCTGGCAGCGCTGGTACTGGCTCGCGATCTGCATCGCCACCGGGGCCGCCCTGCTGTACTACCGGATCATCCAGCCTGTACGGGCAACCTTCAGGCATCAGCTCACCGTTGAGCGCGTCACCTCTGTGGCCCCCGGGGTGGTCAACATCGAAATGAGCGGCCTGCAGCTCGGCTTGCTGGACGGCAACGGCGGGCGGTTCTTCATCTGGCGCTTTCTGGCCCCTGGCCTGTGGTGGCATCCGCATCCGTTCAGCCTGTCGGCTGAGCCGGTGCGGACCGGACCCGACGGGCACGGGCGGCTTAGGATCACGGTTCGTGATCTCGGCCGGGGCTCGGCGCAACTGCTAAGGCTGCGGCGCGGAACGAAGGTCGCCGTGGAAGGGCCGTACGGACTCTTCAGCTCCGCAGCACGCAGCAAGGACCGCGTGGTCATGATCGGGGCGGGCATCGGTATTACGCCGTTGCGTGCGCTCCTTGAGACCACCCCTTTCGCCCCCGGCCAGGCGACGGTCCTGCTCCGCGGGCACAGCAACCGGGAGCTCTACCTGGGCGAGGAAATCCTCGAACTCTGCCGGCAGCGCGGCGCCACCCTGTTCCACCTCACCGGCGGACGGGACCCCGGCTCACCGAACAGCTGGCTTCCGGCCGCCGAACACCGCGCCGGGTACGCGCTGGCGGACTACGTTCCGGAAATCGCCTCCGCCGATGTGTATATATGCGGCCCCTCGCGGTGGTCGGGTAACGTCCTGAACGCCGCCCGTGCCGCTGGCGTCCATGAAGATCGGCTCCATCACGAAAGGTTTGACTGGTGA
- a CDS encoding MarR family transcriptional regulator translates to MTEPRWLNANERRAWLALLSINTMLPASLDTQLHAAGKVSLFDYNVLAMLSEAEGRFLPMSELAARTSASLSRLSHVVTKLQNRGWVERRPHPGDARVTTAHLTEEGMSTIVELAPGHVESVRSLFLDALTERDVADLARIGEKIVARLDSNHWILREPQQ, encoded by the coding sequence ATGACCGAACCGCGCTGGCTCAACGCCAATGAACGCCGGGCATGGCTTGCCCTGCTGAGCATCAACACCATGCTGCCCGCGTCGCTGGACACCCAGCTGCATGCGGCAGGCAAGGTATCGCTGTTCGACTACAACGTGCTGGCGATGCTCTCCGAGGCCGAAGGGCGCTTCCTGCCCATGAGCGAGCTGGCGGCCAGGACCAGCGCCTCGCTCTCCCGGCTGTCCCATGTGGTCACCAAGCTCCAGAACCGCGGCTGGGTGGAACGCCGGCCGCACCCCGGCGACGCCCGCGTCACCACCGCACACCTCACCGAAGAGGGCATGTCCACCATCGTGGAACTCGCCCCGGGCCACGTGGAATCGGTGCGCTCGCTGTTCCTCGACGCCCTGACTGAGCGTGATGTGGCGGACCTGGCCCGCATCGGCGAAAAGATTGTGGCCCGCCTGGACAGTAACCACTGGATCCTCCGCGAGCCGCAGCAGTAG
- the rpmG gene encoding 50S ribosomal protein L33, whose amino-acid sequence MAKDKDVRPIIKLKSTAGTGYTYVTRKNRRNDPDRLVLKKYDPKIRQHVEFREER is encoded by the coding sequence GTGGCAAAGGACAAGGACGTACGTCCGATCATCAAGCTCAAGTCGACCGCGGGCACGGGTTACACCTACGTAACCCGTAAGAACCGTCGTAACGATCCGGACCGCCTGGTTCTGAAGAAGTACGACCCCAAGATCCGCCAGCACGTCGAATTCCGAGAGGAGCGCTAA
- a CDS encoding ABC transporter ATP-binding protein: MAVLQARDLTLQYDQRRVVENLTAEIPEGRVTMIVGANACGKSTLLRGLSRLLKPAGGTVTLDGKDIHSRPARELARTLGLLPQHPTAPDGITVRDLVGRGRYPHQGFFRSWSEKDDAAVQRALEATETLELAGRNVDELSGGQRQRVWIAMALAQETGVLLLDEPTTYLDLAHQVEVLDLVTDLNRQRGTTVAIVLHDLNLAARYADHVIALKAGQIVAEGASSSVITEQLVRNVFGLESRVVPDPVSGTPLIIPLGRHHADPKIPTTTLEMAS; the protein is encoded by the coding sequence ATGGCTGTTCTGCAAGCCCGGGACCTCACGCTGCAGTACGATCAGCGCCGGGTCGTGGAAAACCTCACTGCGGAAATCCCCGAGGGCAGGGTGACCATGATTGTGGGCGCCAACGCCTGCGGAAAATCCACGCTGCTGCGCGGCCTTTCCCGGCTCCTGAAGCCCGCCGGCGGCACCGTCACCCTCGACGGCAAGGACATCCACTCCCGCCCGGCCCGCGAGCTGGCCCGCACGCTCGGCCTGCTGCCGCAGCACCCGACGGCGCCGGACGGGATCACCGTCCGTGACCTGGTGGGCCGCGGGCGGTACCCGCACCAGGGCTTCTTCCGCAGCTGGTCGGAGAAGGACGACGCCGCGGTGCAGCGTGCGCTGGAAGCCACCGAAACGCTGGAGCTCGCCGGGCGGAACGTCGACGAACTGTCCGGCGGCCAGCGCCAGCGGGTGTGGATCGCCATGGCGCTCGCGCAGGAGACGGGCGTACTGCTGCTCGACGAGCCCACCACCTATCTGGATCTGGCGCACCAGGTCGAGGTGCTGGACCTGGTCACGGACCTTAACCGGCAGCGCGGCACCACCGTGGCGATCGTGCTGCACGACCTCAACCTGGCCGCCCGGTACGCGGACCATGTCATCGCGCTGAAGGCCGGCCAGATCGTGGCGGAGGGCGCCTCATCCAGCGTGATTACCGAGCAGCTGGTCCGGAACGTCTTCGGGCTGGAATCCCGGGTGGTGCCGGATCCGGTGTCCGGCACGCCGCTGATCATTCCCCTCGGCAGGCACCACGCCGACCCAAAAATTCCGACCACGACCCTGGAGATGGCCTCATGA